DNA from Campylobacter sp. RM5004:
TACTAATAACATTTTGATAATACCTGTTACAGCATTTACTAAAACATCATTAGCATATTTGTTTGCTTCTCTTGTATTTAAATTTTTAGGAACTACTAATTTAAGCTTATCATTTTGTATTAAAATAACACAATCGCTTTCTTTCTTTAATTCTTCTAAACCTTTTTCAGCTGCTTTAATTCTAGCTTTTTCATAACTAAATGGAAATGTTGCAACAGAAACTACTAATATACCTAAAGATTTAGCGATTTTAGCAATTACTGGACCAGCACCTGTTCCTGTTCCACCACCTAAACCTTCAGCTATAAATAATAATTCAGTTCCTTCTAATTGTCTTCTTATTTCATCTTCTACTTCTTCAGCTGAAATTCTTCCGATTTCAGGATTTGCACCTGCTCCACGACCATTTGTTTTCTTAGGCCCTAGTTGTATTTTTATACTAGCTTTTGATCTATTTATATCTTGGATATCAGTGTTTGCAATCATAATATCTACATTAGAAATATCAACTTTTAACGAACTAGCACAAGTTTCTACAATATGATTAATCATATTGCCACCAGCTCCACCAACTCCTATAACCTTTATCTTTACACCACAATCCATTTCGTTCTCCATAACCTTAAAATCTATATTATCGCTTGAAAAATCAAAATCCATTTTTAAAATATCCTTTCTATAAAAATACAAACTTTCTTCCAAATTCTAGCAAAAAATCCTTCTGTTTTTTCATCACTAGGAACAATTTTTAGTGATTCTAAAACTTCATCTTTTTCACTTGTTTCAGGTTCAAGCAATTTTTGTTCCTTTGTGTCTATATTGTTGTAATAAACTTCTTCATTTTTTGTTTCTATGTCAATTTTTGTTGAAAAATCCATTACTTTTTCAAAATTATTATTTTTTTGTCTTGTTAGTAAAACACCAGCCGAGTTAAGCTCATATTTGGTATGAAATCCACTTGCATACATACATAAACCAAGAAGACAAGTGTATTCAGGCATAGTGAAAATTTCATTATCTCCATAAAATACTTTATTTTTTTCTATTAATGTTCTAACTGCTTTGTTATTAAATTTAGGACTTGCTCTTTCTGACATATTGTCAATTTTAAAGCAACCACCTGTTAAAACTACTCTTGAGAAAAACTTCTCATAAGGACTATCATCAATACTTGCATAAATACATTCAAGCATTTCAGTTAATCTCATATTTACACATTTTGAAATAGATTCAACAGAAACTCTATCAAGTGCTTGAGAGCCAGTTTTGTAATATTCTACATGAGTTGTATTTTCTTCATCTTTAAATAATGAAAATTGTAGTTTAATTTTATCCGCTACTTCATTGCTAGCAGTTAAGTATTTAGCTATATCGCTTGTAATATGCCAAGAACCAAACGGAAAATAATACATCCATATAATTGAGTTGTAAGCATAAATCGCTATATCACATACTTGCGAACCACAATCAATTATTGCAACACCATTTTCTTTTTCATCATTATTTAGGCAGTAAATTGCATTTGCGTATATTGAAGATACTAAAACATAATTTTTAATATCAGCATTTGATAAAATTTGTTTTATATTTTCGTAATCATTTTTGTTGATTGTAATTATATTTGCTTCTAGTCTAAAACTAGATGCCATCATACCTAGTGGATCTTCAATATTATCAGTATTATTTGCTCTAAATCTATAAGGTAATATGTGAATTGGAGTTTGGTCTATATTTATATCAGCTGATGTTTTTGCTGCATTAATTGCTTTTTCAATATCTTTTAGAGTAATAGCAGAACCATTTGCATCAAGTCTAATATCTGCATATCCTGTAACTGAATTTGTATAAGCACCACTTACTGATACAGCTATTTTATCAATATTAATGCTTAAATTTTCTTTTACTTTACTTACAGCTTTTTTAATGGCATTACTAGCATCATTTATGCTAGTAATTTTACCTGATTTTATTCCATAGGTTTGAGTGTTTGCAACACTTACTACCTTAATACCTTCTCCATCAAAACTAACAATAGCAACTTTTATTAAGCTAGAACCTAAATCAATGGCTAAAATATTCAAAATTCACTACCTTTATAATAATTTTTAATTTGATAACGCTTTTGTAGTTCTTTTAATAAATCATCAAACATTAAGTTAAAATTAATATTTTTTAATTCACTAGCAAACGCAACTTCTTCTTTTTTATCTACATTATTTGTAAGCTTTTGAGATAAAATCTCATATACAACTACTTTATCGCTTAATATCACATAAGATTTCTTATCTTCTTTTAAGAATAACTCACTAACAAATGTAAAAAATTCTATATCTGTTAAATCGGTATTATTTTTAGAAACTTTAGAGATAAAGCCTATATTTTTACCATTAATTTTATCTTTTTTAATTTCTTCTTGTGCTACTTTTTCTAACATTTCTTTAAATTTATAGTCTTTATAATCTTCTTCAGCCATGGTTTTTGCTGCTTCAAAATCTAGCTCTTTTGGTTCATTTATTTTGTTTAATTTCACGATATAGTATTTTTTATCCATAATAAATGGCTTGCTAAGTTCATTTTCTTTTAATTCTTTGTTTAGTAAAGCTATTTGTGAATATGGACTTTCAACGCTTGTTTTTTGGAAGTTAATTTCACCTTTTTTAAGCTTTACATAGTCTAATTTTGCATCTTTTTCTAATAAGCTTAAAGCAAAATCAATTTTTACATTTTCTAAAGCATCTTTAAATTCTTTAATCTTATTATCTTCATCTTTGTAATTAAATTTATTATTTTCCCAATATGCTTTTAATTCATCTTCTTGTATATTGTCAAGTTTTGGCTCTATTGAATAAATTGAGTATTCATAATTTAATTCGCTTTTATAATCGCTTTTATGTTCTTCCCAGTATTTTTTTAACTCATCAAGATTAATTTCTATTTTATTAGCTTTTGCAGACAAATCAATAATCTTTAAATTAATTTCATCTTCCATATTTATACTTGAGTTTAGTATTTCAATCTCTTTTTGATTTGCTGGTATATTAAGTAATTTTAACATTTTAGAAATTTCTAATTTTTCTTTTATTTGTTTTGCAAATTCACTTTCACTTAATCTTAAAGCTTTTAAATATGAAAGATATTTTTCTTTATCAAAGCTTGTGTCTGTTTCACTTTTTTGAAACATTTTATCGCTTGCAATTGTTTTTAAAACTTCATCATCACTAGCATAAAACCCTAAGTCTTGAGCATAATTTAATAATAACTTTTCTCTCATTAAATCAATTAAAGCTTGTTTGTCAAGTCCTAAAGCTAAAGCTTGTTCGTTTGTTAATTCTTCGTTTGATAGCTGACTTTGAATGATATAAAGCTCATTATATTTATCGTTAAATTCTTTATGTGTTATACCTAAATTACCTACTACTGCTACATATTTATTTCTTGAACTATTTAAATCAACACTACCCCAACCAACAGTTCCCGCACCTACGAAAGCGATAACGCTAATCCAAATTGTTACAACTAAATATTTTTTATGACGCTGCATCCAAGTAATCATTATTTATCCTATTTTCAAGTGTTTTAAATGAAAAATCCTATCTTATAAGCATTAACAAAAGTTTAATTTATACAAGAAATTTTAGCTTCTAAATCAATGTCAAAAATTCTTGCAAATAAGGTATTAAAATCTCTTTCAAAAATGATTAAACCTAAATTACGAATTAATAAAAAATTTAAATTATTTTTATTTAGTTTTTCAAGTAAGGCTTTATTATTGTTTAAGATATCGTTACTTTCAACGAAGAAATCTTTATTTTTATAAGTTAATTTTGATCGTTTGCAAATGCTTAATATTTCTTTAGAGCATACAATGGCAATAACTTTAGCTTGAGCGAAATTATTATAAATTAGCGAATGCAATTTAGCCATTTTACAAGCGTCTTTATATTTATAATTTTCGTTTAATAAAAGTTTGGTAAAAAAATTATTTTCTTCAGAATATATTAAATTTTTATTTATTATAAAACTATTATCTTCAAATCTTGTAGAAATTGAGCCATTTAGTCCATATAAAAAATCTTTTTCATACATAATTTTTGCATATTTTGTAATTTCAATAAACATTATTATTCCTTGTTAAAAACTTTTATTTATTATATATGTAATAATAAATTTTAAGGTTATCATTTGCAAATTCATATTCCTGTTTTAAAAGAAGAAGTAATTAAATTATTTAAAGATTTAGATAATGGTTATTATCTTGATGCTACTTTAGGATATGCTGGTCATGCTAGTGCTATTCTTGAAAATAATAATAAATTAAATCTTTTTGCTTGCGATCAAGATGATGAAGCTATAAATTATTCTAAAGAAAAACTTAAAAAATTTAATAAAGATATTCAGATTTTTAAAACTAATTATGAGAATGTTTTTAATTTTATTCAAGATACTAGCAATATTAGAGGGGTTTTAGCTGATATTGGAGTTTCTAGTTTGCAGCTTGATAAAGATGATAGGGGATTTTCTTTTGAATCTAGCGAGTTAGATATGAGAATGAATAAGGACAATTCTTTAGATGCTAAAGAAGTGCTTAATACTTATTCTAAAGATAAATTAAGCAAGATTTTTCAAGAGTATGCAGAATTACCAGAAAAACTTTCAAACGATATAGCTTTAAATATAATCAAAAATAGACCTATAAACTCATGTAAAAATCTAAGTCAAATCATAGGAAATGCTAAATTAAACAATAGAAATGTAAGTTTAAAAACCTTAGTATTTCAAGCAATAAGGATTGAAGTAAATAATGAGCTTGGGGTTCTTAAAAATTTTTTAGAGCAGGTTAAAAATCTTAAAGATTGTTTGGTTTGTATTATAACTTTTCATTCATTAGAAGATAAAATTGTAAAAGATACTTTTAAAAAGTGGGCTAGTAATTGCATATGCGATGAGTTTGCAATAAGGTGTGAATGTGGTAATAATCATTCTTTAGGTAAAATAATTACAAAAAAGCCAATAGAACCTAGCAAAGAAGAAATTAAATTAAATTCTAGATCAAGTTGTGCTAAATTAAGAGCGTTTTATTTATCAAAATGAAAAATATTAGAACAAGCACCGAAGAAAAAGAAGAATTATTATTAAATAAACATCAAGATTATTCAATTTTGGGTTTTAATAAAAGAATAGTTTTAGTGTTTTTTATAGCTATGATAATTTCTCTTAGCTTAGTTTGGGTTAGATTACAATTATATGAATCAAGCAAGATCTATGCTCAATTAAAAGATAAAAGAGAAGTTTTAAGCGAAGAAAACAAAGAATTAAAAAGAAAAATAGAAGCATTACAATTTAAAAATAAAATCACTAATTATTTTGAAGTGCAACATGGAACTAAGTAGGTATTATTTAAATCAACAATTTTTAAAATTAAAAGCGTATTTTCATAAGTATGATCCTAGTAATTTTTCATTACTTTATGCTCTAAAGGCTTGTGTTGGCTTAGGAATTTGTCTTTTACTAAGTCATTTTATTATAGATACTCGTTATATTATTTTTAGCGTTTTATCTTGCGTTTTTATATTTTATATGAATAATTTTAATTCAGTTGGAATTAAAAAAATTTTATATTTAGCTGCCTTTACTTTTTTTGGTTGTTTATTTGCTTTAATAGTGCCGTTTTTAATAAAGCTTGGATTTTTTATAGCAATTCCTGCATTTATATGGATATTTTTAGTTATTTTTTCTGGAGCAATATCGCAAGATGCCTTAAAAATAGGTATTTATGTAACCTTATTATTAATGGCTATGCTAATTACTGCGAGTTTAAATAATTTTGATAGCAAAGAAGTCTTTTATGCTACTTTGGTTGGCTCTTGTGTGGCTACTATTTTTAGAACTTTTGCATTTTATACTTATGGTGGATTTACTAGAAGAAGCTTTATAATGTTATTAAATGATTTGATTTATATAAGCGAAAATATCACTAACGATAAATATGAAGTTTGGCAAAATTTATTTGTAACTAGGATTAATGAGTTTAAAAGATTATTTGAGAGTAAATCAGTAAATATTAAAGACTCAAGCCTTATAAGACATCAAGAAATGGCTATGTTTTATTTGTTAAAATGTGAAGAAATAGGGCTTGCATTAGTTTCTCTTAGAACATTTTTTAAACAAAATTCTACAAATACACATATAAAAAATATTCAAAATGAAATAATTTATAATTTAGAAGAATTAAAAAAGATTTTTAAAGATGAAAAGGTAAATCTTAAATCTTTTTATTTAGATAGATTAAAGCAATTAAACACCTTGCCTATATTATGCACTTTGGTTGAAGTTTTGTACTATAAATTAGAGTTATTTAAACAAGGTGGTGCAAAGCAATTAGTATTAAAGCCAAAAGATAAAAAAATCACCTTTGATACAATAAAAGAAAAATTTAATTTAGATAATAAATACTTTAAATTTTCAATAAAAGTTGCTTTAGCTACTTCTTTTTCTTTATTTTTGGCAATATTTTTTAAAATTGATCATGGGATTTGGATTGCGATGGGAGTTTTTACTCTATTTAAAGAAACAATCAATTCAACCACGATAAATAATAAAGAAACAATATATGCAGCCTTAATAGGCTTTGCTTTAGGATTATTGATAATATTTTTTATACATTCAAAATTGCTTTTTTTAATTTTATTTTTATCTTATTTTGCTTGTATTTATTTTAAGCATTTTCCTTATTTTATAGCAACTATTTTTATAATGCTAAATCTTGCTATTTTGTTTGCTAGTTTGGGATTAGATTATGAAAGATTGCTTGCTTATAGATTACTTGATTTTTTAATAGCTTTTGTTATTGTGTATTTTTTCTCTTTACTTTGGCCTAGTAAAAGTGAAGATGATATTAAGCCAACTTTAAAAATTGCGATATTAAATCTAATGAATTTCTTAACTTCAATTATCAAAAAAGAAGATTATTTAACTTGCGAAAATCAAATTTTATTAAACATTAAAAGTTTGAAAAATATA
Protein-coding regions in this window:
- the ftsZ gene encoding cell division protein FtsZ, whose product is MDFDFSSDNIDFKVMENEMDCGVKIKVIGVGGAGGNMINHIVETCASSLKVDISNVDIMIANTDIQDINRSKASIKIQLGPKKTNGRGAGANPEIGRISAEEVEDEIRRQLEGTELLFIAEGLGGGTGTGAGPVIAKIAKSLGILVVSVATFPFSYEKARIKAAEKGLEELKKESDCVILIQNDKLKLVVPKNLNTREANKYANDVLVNAVTGIIKMLLVEGDTNIDFADVTSVMSHRGTALMGMGRAEGENSIREAYENAINSPLLDNYIADLKDAKAMIVFFSYGENVPFFQLVETMEDISNSSSEDVNVFCGHVLDEDLPADAVEVTIIATGFDESRAQKAQIELENKKREEEITYKLAQPELQKVSGGTIKVDYKTRDFNEPAFVRNGQD
- the ftsA gene encoding cell division protein FtsA, which translates into the protein MNILAIDLGSSLIKVAIVSFDGEGIKVVSVANTQTYGIKSGKITSINDASNAIKKAVSKVKENLSINIDKIAVSVSGAYTNSVTGYADIRLDANGSAITLKDIEKAINAAKTSADINIDQTPIHILPYRFRANNTDNIEDPLGMMASSFRLEANIITINKNDYENIKQILSNADIKNYVLVSSIYANAIYCLNNDEKENGVAIIDCGSQVCDIAIYAYNSIIWMYYFPFGSWHITSDIAKYLTASNEVADKIKLQFSLFKDEENTTHVEYYKTGSQALDRVSVESISKCVNMRLTEMLECIYASIDDSPYEKFFSRVVLTGGCFKIDNMSERASPKFNNKAVRTLIEKNKVFYGDNEIFTMPEYTCLLGLCMYASGFHTKYELNSAGVLLTRQKNNNFEKVMDFSTKIDIETKNEEVYYNNIDTKEQKLLEPETSEKDEVLESLKIVPSDEKTEGFFARIWKKVCIFIERIF
- a CDS encoding class II aldolase/adducin family protein — its product is MFIEITKYAKIMYEKDFLYGLNGSISTRFEDNSFIINKNLIYSEENNFFTKLLLNENYKYKDACKMAKLHSLIYNNFAQAKVIAIVCSKEILSICKRSKLTYKNKDFFVESNDILNNNKALLEKLNKNNLNFLLIRNLGLIIFERDFNTLFARIFDIDLEAKISCIN
- the rsmH gene encoding 16S rRNA (cytosine(1402)-N(4))-methyltransferase RsmH encodes the protein MQIHIPVLKEEVIKLFKDLDNGYYLDATLGYAGHASAILENNNKLNLFACDQDDEAINYSKEKLKKFNKDIQIFKTNYENVFNFIQDTSNIRGVLADIGVSSLQLDKDDRGFSFESSELDMRMNKDNSLDAKEVLNTYSKDKLSKIFQEYAELPEKLSNDIALNIIKNRPINSCKNLSQIIGNAKLNNRNVSLKTLVFQAIRIEVNNELGVLKNFLEQVKNLKDCLVCIITFHSLEDKIVKDTFKKWASNCICDEFAIRCECGNNHSLGKIITKKPIEPSKEEIKLNSRSSCAKLRAFYLSK
- a CDS encoding FUSC family protein, with protein sequence MELSRYYLNQQFLKLKAYFHKYDPSNFSLLYALKACVGLGICLLLSHFIIDTRYIIFSVLSCVFIFYMNNFNSVGIKKILYLAAFTFFGCLFALIVPFLIKLGFFIAIPAFIWIFLVIFSGAISQDALKIGIYVTLLLMAMLITASLNNFDSKEVFYATLVGSCVATIFRTFAFYTYGGFTRRSFIMLLNDLIYISENITNDKYEVWQNLFVTRINEFKRLFESKSVNIKDSSLIRHQEMAMFYLLKCEEIGLALVSLRTFFKQNSTNTHIKNIQNEIIYNLEELKKIFKDEKVNLKSFYLDRLKQLNTLPILCTLVEVLYYKLELFKQGGAKQLVLKPKDKKITFDTIKEKFNLDNKYFKFSIKVALATSFSLFLAIFFKIDHGIWIAMGVFTLFKETINSTTINNKETIYAALIGFALGLLIIFFIHSKLLFLILFLSYFACIYFKHFPYFIATIFIMLNLAILFASLGLDYERLLAYRLLDFLIAFVIVYFFSLLWPSKSEDDIKPTLKIAILNLMNFLTSIIKKEDYLTCENQILLNIKSLKNILYESRTKHNKVEHIRLLESVLEMNNLCISLNDYIYSKHNKVQLKEQSDIMILITRFKMMDNISNDLPYYFYDEVEDKILSNDERIRYFINQISKRQDVVYKYLINNQN
- a CDS encoding peptidylprolyl isomerase — its product is MITWMQRHKKYLVVTIWISVIAFVGAGTVGWGSVDLNSSRNKYVAVVGNLGITHKEFNDKYNELYIIQSQLSNEELTNEQALALGLDKQALIDLMREKLLLNYAQDLGFYASDDEVLKTIASDKMFQKSETDTSFDKEKYLSYLKALRLSESEFAKQIKEKLEISKMLKLLNIPANQKEIEILNSSINMEDEINLKIIDLSAKANKIEINLDELKKYWEEHKSDYKSELNYEYSIYSIEPKLDNIQEDELKAYWENNKFNYKDEDNKIKEFKDALENVKIDFALSLLEKDAKLDYVKLKKGEINFQKTSVESPYSQIALLNKELKENELSKPFIMDKKYYIVKLNKINEPKELDFEAAKTMAEEDYKDYKFKEMLEKVAQEEIKKDKINGKNIGFISKVSKNNTDLTDIEFFTFVSELFLKEDKKSYVILSDKVVVYEILSQKLTNNVDKKEEVAFASELKNINFNLMFDDLLKELQKRYQIKNYYKGSEF